One Hallerella porci DNA window includes the following coding sequences:
- the rlmN gene encoding 23S rRNA (adenine(2503)-C(2))-methyltransferase RlmN, with translation MTNYKDIKSLTVDELKEWLSANCEKTYRADQIENWLFCGQVSSYDQMKNIPQQTRDKLSKAFAIRSLSEVQHLVSVDGTVKWLFKTPDEKFIETVLIPTNGRFSVCVSTQIGCAQNCAFCRTAKMGFIRNLEAGEILEEIIRVNEYLKETGEIDADGKPAQVTNIIFMGMGEPLNNLENVHRTCCTLHNQKLFNLGRKKMTVSTSGVVPKIKELVDRNTPCCLAVSLNSTNNERRSSVMPVNKVWPIEKLLEATDEYTRRTDNYVTFEFVLMKGVTCTDEAAKELIKICAPRRCKVNAIVLNQMDDPNLEAPTQEEVDHFLEKVRAAEIQITIRNPRGRDILAACGQLAYKKQQKVVNAHTESL, from the coding sequence GTGACAAATTATAAAGATATCAAATCTCTGACTGTGGACGAGCTCAAAGAATGGCTTTCTGCCAACTGTGAGAAGACGTACCGCGCGGATCAAATCGAAAATTGGCTCTTTTGCGGTCAAGTTTCGAGTTATGACCAGATGAAAAATATTCCGCAGCAAACGCGGGATAAATTATCAAAAGCTTTTGCGATTCGCTCACTTTCCGAAGTGCAGCACCTCGTTTCTGTCGATGGAACCGTCAAATGGCTTTTCAAAACCCCCGATGAAAAATTCATCGAAACCGTTCTCATTCCGACGAATGGACGGTTCTCGGTTTGCGTTTCGACGCAAATCGGATGCGCACAAAATTGCGCCTTTTGCCGCACCGCAAAAATGGGATTCATCCGCAATCTCGAAGCCGGCGAAATTCTCGAAGAAATCATCCGGGTCAACGAATATCTCAAAGAAACCGGCGAAATTGACGCCGATGGAAAACCCGCCCAAGTCACGAATATCATCTTCATGGGAATGGGCGAACCGCTCAATAATTTGGAAAATGTGCACCGCACTTGTTGCACTCTCCACAACCAAAAATTATTTAATCTCGGCCGTAAAAAAATGACCGTAAGCACGAGTGGCGTCGTTCCGAAAATCAAAGAACTCGTCGATAGAAACACGCCTTGCTGCCTCGCGGTTAGCCTCAACAGCACAAACAATGAACGTCGCAGTTCTGTAATGCCCGTCAATAAAGTTTGGCCGATTGAAAAACTTTTAGAAGCGACGGACGAATATACCCGCCGCACCGACAATTACGTCACCTTTGAATTTGTTTTGATGAAAGGCGTCACGTGCACCGATGAAGCCGCCAAAGAACTGATCAAAATCTGCGCCCCGCGCCGCTGCAAAGTCAATGCGATTGTCCTCAATCAAATGGACGATCCCAACTTGGAAGCGCCAACACAAGAAGAAGTGGACCATTTCCTCGAGAAAGTTCGTGCCGCCGAAATTCAAATCACTATCCGCAACCCGCGGGGACGCGATATTCTCGCAGCCTGCGGTCAGCTCGCTTACAAAAAACAACAGAAGGTAGTCAATGCTCACACAGAATCTCTCTGA
- a CDS encoding YchJ family protein produces the protein MADEELCPCGSGKKYSECCEPIIKGTTLAPTPEALMRSRYTAYAKHEVKWLKDSLEPSQQTDYDEKSVEEWSKRSQWMGFKILQTKTEEDKNIGWVEFICKYKQGNLAREHHELSEFHKVKGAWLFYDGRAVKPTTVHNTTPTIGRNDPCPCGSGLKYKKCCGKDK, from the coding sequence ATGGCAGACGAAGAACTTTGCCCGTGCGGCTCCGGAAAGAAATATTCCGAATGCTGCGAACCGATTATCAAAGGCACTACTCTTGCGCCGACTCCAGAAGCGTTGATGCGTTCTCGCTACACCGCCTACGCCAAGCATGAAGTCAAGTGGCTCAAGGATTCTCTCGAACCGTCTCAGCAAACCGACTACGATGAAAAGAGCGTCGAAGAATGGAGCAAGCGTTCGCAGTGGATGGGCTTTAAGATTCTCCAGACCAAAACCGAAGAAGACAAGAATATCGGTTGGGTGGAATTTATTTGCAAATACAAGCAAGGAAATCTCGCCCGCGAACATCACGAACTTTCGGAATTCCACAAAGTCAAAGGCGCGTGGCTCTTCTACGATGGACGTGCGGTAAAGCCGACAACCGTTCACAACACAACGCCGACAATCGGCCGTAACGATCCGTGTCCGTGCGGTTCGGGTCTCAAATACAAAAAGTGCTGCGGCAAGGATAAATAA
- a CDS encoding class I SAM-dependent rRNA methyltransferase codes for MAKAEIPVIVLTAGKEKSAVRNHPWIFSGAIHQVLGNPQAGDTVEVRSAHGEFLGYAAFSPTSQIRARFWTFRERTPIDRDFFAALIDKAIENRRARGFDVADPKSAFRLIHAENDGIPGCIVDKYADILSIEILAAGAEKFRKILYEILVEKVHPRGILERCDADVRLKEGLPQRKEIVYGDVPKTPVEMLENGIRFDVDVWNGHKTGYYLDQRDARFEVGKFARGKHVLNCFSYTGGFGLFALQNDAKLVTEVDVSRDALQIADSLIQKNGFDKSKTELVEADVFAYLRKCRDSRKTFDLIVLDPPKFIESKSHLEKGARGYKDINLLALKLLAPQGMLATFSCSGLMEMSLFQKIVADAALDAHRDVQIIKRFGQPADHPIKTTFPEGQYLKGLLLQAD; via the coding sequence ATGGCTAAAGCGGAAATTCCGGTCATCGTTTTAACAGCGGGAAAAGAAAAATCGGCGGTGCGCAATCATCCGTGGATTTTTAGCGGCGCCATTCATCAAGTTCTCGGGAATCCGCAAGCCGGCGATACCGTCGAAGTGCGTTCCGCTCACGGAGAATTTTTAGGCTACGCGGCATTTTCGCCGACGTCGCAAATCCGCGCACGCTTTTGGACTTTCCGCGAACGCACACCGATCGACCGCGATTTTTTTGCAGCTCTCATCGACAAGGCGATTGAAAATCGCCGTGCCCGCGGCTTTGATGTCGCAGACCCGAAATCCGCTTTCCGCTTAATTCACGCCGAAAATGACGGCATTCCCGGCTGCATTGTCGATAAATACGCCGACATTCTTTCCATCGAAATCCTCGCTGCCGGCGCAGAAAAATTTCGCAAAATCCTCTACGAAATTCTCGTCGAAAAAGTGCATCCACGCGGCATTTTAGAACGCTGCGATGCCGACGTCCGCTTAAAAGAAGGACTTCCGCAGAGAAAAGAAATCGTTTACGGCGATGTGCCAAAAACTCCCGTCGAAATGCTCGAAAACGGAATTCGTTTTGACGTTGACGTTTGGAATGGGCACAAAACCGGTTACTATTTGGATCAGCGCGACGCGCGTTTCGAAGTCGGAAAATTCGCCCGCGGAAAACACGTGCTCAACTGTTTTTCGTACACCGGAGGCTTCGGACTTTTTGCTTTACAAAATGACGCGAAGCTTGTCACCGAAGTCGATGTTTCCCGAGATGCGCTCCAAATCGCGGATTCGTTAATTCAGAAAAATGGATTTGACAAAAGCAAAACCGAACTCGTCGAAGCCGATGTATTTGCGTATCTTCGCAAATGCCGCGACAGCCGGAAAACTTTTGATTTAATCGTCCTCGATCCGCCGAAATTTATCGAAAGCAAATCGCATTTAGAAAAAGGCGCCCGCGGTTACAAAGACATCAATTTGCTCGCGCTCAAACTTTTAGCGCCGCAAGGAATGCTCGCGACCTTCAGCTGTTCTGGTCTTATGGAAATGTCACTTTTCCAAAAAATCGTCGCCGACGCAGCTCTTGACGCTCACCGCGATGTGCAAATCATCAAGCGTTTCGGACAACCCGCAGACCATCCGATTAAAACAACTTTCCCCGAAGGACAATATCTCAAAGGGCTTTTGCTGCAAGCCGATTAA
- the smpB gene encoding SsrA-binding protein SmpB, whose translation MQNSSKKLKAMIPSTTIPTEAKTNMADKKDIAKTPTITNRKAQHLYFVESRFEVGIMLVGSEIKSIRAGKCTFSDAWVEVSRDKNELWLVGAHIDEYFFAKRFGHEPQRKRKLLAHISEIQKMRKATEIKGLTLIPLKLYFKNRYAKLEIGLCRGKDQRDKRADIIARDEKLAIARIVKAGGRR comes from the coding sequence ATGCAAAATTCATCGAAAAAATTGAAAGCGATGATTCCTTCGACGACGATTCCAACAGAAGCGAAGACGAATATGGCCGATAAAAAAGACATTGCAAAAACGCCGACCATTACAAACCGCAAAGCGCAACATCTCTACTTTGTAGAAAGCCGTTTTGAAGTGGGCATTATGCTCGTCGGTTCCGAAATCAAATCCATCCGCGCAGGGAAATGCACTTTTAGCGATGCTTGGGTCGAAGTTTCGCGGGACAAAAATGAGCTCTGGCTCGTCGGCGCGCATATCGACGAATATTTTTTTGCAAAACGTTTTGGGCACGAACCGCAGCGCAAGCGCAAACTTCTCGCCCACATTTCTGAAATTCAAAAAATGCGGAAAGCGACCGAAATCAAAGGGCTCACGCTGATTCCGCTCAAATTGTATTTTAAAAATCGCTACGCCAAACTTGAAATAGGATTATGCCGAGGCAAAGATCAAAGAGACAAGCGGGCCGATATCATCGCCCGAGACGAAAAACTCGCGATTGCAAGAATTGTCAAAGCCGGCGGTCGGCGCTAA
- a CDS encoding penicillin-binding protein 1A yields MNAFQKILSLISRVFPVPGKKVFIWLGIFLLPCIAIFVAIYLYFASLVPTLPSLEQLEDIDPKLVTTVYDKDSVPVHEFFVERRMWTPIDSIPQMAMNAVMATEDRVFYSHWGMNILAIPKAVIQSVTRGDKIRGASTLTQQLSKLLFLTPERKLSRKIKEAMTSVRIEQTYTKREIMEFYMNEVYLGGGNYGFQAASDFYFGKPLDSLSVPQYAILAGMLQRPEGYRPDRHPKLALERRNTVLYAMYDEGYISKEDYKRYIETPVETVKHKVGNGSGLYYYEEIRKFMENKYGQKSLYADGVNIYSTIDPEIQAFAEQVEKKHIERIRKRIQQRAVWKLGLTSKYKMDSDSIVAHFDSVYALFKKEYLAKDTASDPSKWRYPDSSRYHAPQMAMILIENGTGAIRAMVGGNDFNESRWNRAVQSLRQPGSSFKPIVYATAVEAGASPCDSINDQPVTIEDESDPSKTWRPANFEKEFEGMMTLRRALYRSMNLPAVLTGIKYGLPNVVNYARKFGIRKAPLQPVPSLALGSIGSTLMEMTSAYTVFPNGGVRIEPYMIDSIVDKAGNVIERHKSEERTVLKPASAYIMVDMLKDVNIHGTAARVGASGFRHPSGGKTGTTNNYADAWYIGFTRYYTLGIWVGTDSPAPMGPGHTGSEDPLPAWIEVMKELHKDLPIKTFAMAPGVVSKKMCNFTGKIAGEFCGTTSYCLYSAGHVPSEFCDGNHLSNKKSADDATIFSSKSTAEGSMKAKTKKEKDAPPPKKKTRQMF; encoded by the coding sequence ATGAACGCATTTCAAAAAATTCTTTCGCTGATTTCTCGCGTCTTCCCAGTTCCTGGGAAAAAGGTTTTCATTTGGCTCGGCATTTTCCTTTTGCCGTGTATCGCTATCTTCGTTGCAATTTATCTGTATTTTGCAAGTCTTGTGCCGACTCTTCCTTCGCTCGAGCAACTCGAAGATATCGACCCGAAACTCGTGACAACCGTTTACGATAAAGACAGCGTTCCGGTGCACGAATTCTTTGTAGAACGTCGCATGTGGACGCCGATTGATTCAATTCCGCAGATGGCGATGAATGCGGTGATGGCGACGGAAGACCGCGTTTTCTACAGCCATTGGGGCATGAACATTTTGGCGATTCCGAAAGCGGTGATTCAGTCCGTGACCCGCGGCGATAAAATCCGCGGAGCTTCCACGTTAACGCAGCAACTTTCCAAGCTTCTCTTCCTCACTCCCGAGCGCAAACTTTCGCGTAAAATCAAAGAAGCGATGACTTCGGTTCGCATTGAACAAACTTATACCAAGCGCGAAATCATGGAATTTTACATGAACGAAGTTTACTTGGGCGGAGGCAATTACGGCTTCCAAGCGGCGAGTGATTTTTATTTCGGAAAACCTCTTGATAGTCTTTCCGTTCCGCAGTATGCAATTCTCGCGGGCATGTTACAGCGCCCCGAAGGTTACCGCCCCGATCGCCATCCGAAACTCGCACTAGAACGTCGCAATACCGTTCTCTATGCGATGTATGACGAAGGCTACATTTCCAAAGAAGATTACAAGCGTTACATTGAAACTCCCGTCGAAACGGTGAAGCACAAAGTCGGAAACGGCTCCGGACTTTACTACTACGAAGAAATTCGCAAATTCATGGAAAATAAATATGGTCAAAAATCCCTTTACGCAGACGGCGTGAACATTTACAGCACCATCGATCCCGAAATTCAAGCGTTCGCAGAACAAGTCGAAAAGAAGCACATTGAACGCATCCGGAAACGCATTCAGCAGCGTGCCGTTTGGAAGCTCGGACTCACAAGCAAATACAAGATGGATAGCGATTCCATCGTCGCACACTTCGATAGCGTTTACGCTCTTTTCAAAAAAGAATACTTGGCAAAAGATACCGCATCCGATCCGTCCAAGTGGCGTTATCCCGATTCTTCGCGTTACCACGCCCCGCAGATGGCGATGATTTTAATCGAAAACGGAACGGGCGCAATCCGCGCAATGGTCGGCGGCAACGACTTTAACGAATCCCGCTGGAACCGTGCAGTGCAATCCTTACGCCAACCGGGTTCTTCTTTTAAGCCGATTGTTTACGCGACTGCAGTCGAAGCCGGAGCCTCTCCTTGCGATTCGATTAACGACCAACCGGTAACGATTGAAGACGAAAGCGATCCGTCAAAAACATGGCGTCCCGCGAACTTTGAAAAAGAATTTGAAGGGATGATGACTCTCCGCCGCGCCCTTTATCGTTCGATGAATTTACCCGCCGTTCTCACCGGCATTAAATACGGCCTCCCCAATGTGGTGAACTACGCCCGCAAGTTTGGCATTCGCAAAGCACCGCTACAGCCAGTCCCCAGTCTTGCGCTCGGATCCATCGGCAGCACGTTAATGGAAATGACTTCGGCGTATACCGTATTCCCGAACGGAGGCGTCCGCATTGAACCGTATATGATCGATTCCATCGTCGATAAAGCGGGAAACGTCATCGAAAGACATAAAAGCGAAGAACGGACGGTTTTAAAACCGGCGAGCGCATACATTATGGTCGATATGCTGAAAGATGTCAACATCCACGGAACCGCAGCCCGCGTCGGCGCCAGCGGATTCCGCCACCCGAGCGGAGGAAAAACCGGAACGACAAATAATTACGCAGACGCTTGGTACATCGGCTTTACCCGTTACTACACCCTCGGCATTTGGGTTGGGACTGATTCGCCCGCTCCGATGGGCCCGGGACATACCGGTTCCGAAGATCCGCTCCCCGCTTGGATTGAAGTGATGAAAGAATTGCACAAGGATTTGCCGATTAAAACGTTTGCGATGGCACCCGGCGTTGTAAGCAAAAAAATGTGTAACTTTACGGGAAAAATTGCAGGTGAATTCTGCGGAACTACTTCTTACTGTCTTTATTCCGCGGGACATGTTCCTTCTGAATTCTGCGACGGCAATCATCTTTCGAATAAAAAGTCTGCAGACGATGCGACGATTTTCTCGAGCAAAAGCACCGCCGAAGGCTCGATGAAAGCGAAAACGAAAAAAGAAAAAGACGCTCCGCCCCCGAAAAAGAAAACGAGACAAATGTTCTAA
- a CDS encoding HU family DNA-binding protein, which yields MANSGNNLTKKDLVEEIASRAGLTQVDTKIIVENFLAAISQALIEGKNIEIRGFGRFKLRMRGARKARNPRTGEPVNIDAQIRPVFEASKELSKLFDSKSADAKFIEKIESDDSFDDDSNRSEDEYGR from the coding sequence ATGGCAAATTCCGGAAACAATCTCACGAAAAAAGATCTCGTGGAGGAAATCGCCTCCCGCGCCGGCTTGACTCAAGTCGACACAAAAATCATCGTGGAAAATTTTCTGGCCGCCATTTCACAAGCGCTAATCGAAGGCAAAAATATTGAAATTCGCGGATTCGGACGTTTCAAATTACGCATGCGCGGCGCCCGCAAAGCACGCAATCCGCGGACGGGCGAACCTGTCAATATCGACGCTCAAATTCGCCCCGTTTTTGAAGCGAGCAAAGAATTGAGTAAACTGTTCGATTCGAAATCTGCCGATGCAAAATTCATCGAAAAAATTGAAAGCGATGATTCCTTCGACGACGATTCCAACAGAAGCGAAGACGAATATGGCCGATAA
- the thrH gene encoding bifunctional phosphoserine phosphatase/homoserine phosphotransferase ThrH, whose protein sequence is MFTKQCIVTLDMEGVLTPEIWIAFAEKTGIPELRLTTRDIQDYDELMRGRLKILERNHLKLSDIQRVIGSLPLLDGALEFLNTLRNEAQVIILSDTFQEFAYPLVKKMNLPTIFCHNLIVEDDKIIGYHLRLQDQKRKTVEALKTLNFKVFSAGDSFNDTGMLLAADKGSFLFAPENVTAKFPTLAAANSYKELLDSFHQFQDTL, encoded by the coding sequence ATGTTTACGAAACAATGCATTGTCACGTTGGATATGGAAGGGGTTTTAACTCCGGAAATTTGGATTGCCTTCGCCGAAAAAACGGGAATTCCAGAACTGCGTTTAACCACCCGCGATATTCAAGATTACGATGAACTGATGCGCGGACGCTTGAAAATTTTGGAACGCAATCATTTGAAGCTTTCGGATATTCAACGCGTCATCGGAAGCCTTCCGCTTTTGGACGGCGCTCTAGAATTTTTAAACACTCTCCGCAACGAAGCGCAAGTCATCATCCTTTCGGATACCTTCCAAGAATTTGCGTATCCGCTGGTCAAGAAGATGAATTTGCCGACGATTTTCTGCCACAATTTAATTGTCGAAGACGATAAAATCATCGGTTATCATTTGCGTTTACAAGATCAAAAACGCAAAACCGTCGAAGCGCTCAAAACATTAAATTTCAAAGTATTTTCTGCGGGCGATTCCTTTAACGATACGGGAATGCTTCTCGCTGCCGACAAAGGTTCCTTTCTCTTTGCGCCCGAAAATGTAACCGCCAAATTCCCCACTCTCGCAGCGGCAAATTCCTACAAAGAATTGCTCGATTCGTTCCATCAATTTCAGGATACGCTGTAA
- a CDS encoding methyltransferase: protein MLTQNLSEFWENLYTEHKDYWNLKKATPALLDFFNHPSCPKTGNVLVPGAGFGYDAEAWAMRGHDVLAVDFAPTAVDELDRISRKHENFKSLDLDLFELSPKDPKKGGLQFDIIYDYCTFTAIHPGRRDECFEVWHKMLKDDGVVIAFFYPFLNANTLQGPPHPTSEGELMARLGGIFDVAERIAVNDSVPSRKGKEEIWLLKKAAE, encoded by the coding sequence ATGCTCACACAGAATCTCTCTGAATTCTGGGAAAATCTCTACACGGAACACAAAGATTATTGGAATTTGAAGAAAGCGACTCCCGCTCTCTTAGATTTTTTCAACCATCCTAGTTGCCCGAAAACGGGAAATGTTCTTGTACCCGGTGCTGGATTCGGCTACGATGCAGAAGCTTGGGCAATGCGCGGACACGATGTGCTCGCCGTTGACTTTGCGCCAACTGCCGTCGATGAATTGGATCGTATTTCTCGAAAGCATGAGAATTTCAAATCGTTGGATTTGGATCTTTTTGAACTGAGTCCGAAAGACCCGAAAAAAGGCGGCTTGCAATTTGACATTATTTATGACTATTGCACATTTACCGCAATTCATCCGGGACGCCGCGACGAATGCTTTGAAGTGTGGCACAAAATGTTAAAAGACGACGGCGTTGTCATCGCATTCTTCTACCCATTCTTGAATGCAAATACTCTCCAAGGTCCTCCGCATCCGACTTCCGAAGGCGAGCTGATGGCGCGTCTCGGCGGCATCTTTGATGTGGCAGAACGCATCGCCGTAAACGACAGTGTTCCTTCTCGCAAAGGCAAGGAAGAAATCTGGCTTTTGAAGAAGGCTGCAGAATAA
- a CDS encoding N-acetylmuramoyl-L-alanine amidase family protein codes for MLFGLFSEAAAAVSIAQKNGAWMVDIDALSQSENLTTSLQPVERRFKAEGKTFSCSFVIGFPYILANGKAVKLNSSTTYEDDTVWAPAQETIEIFSAAFSKNYTLDSANKVLKIVEAKSTPQNTVALQKEVTVEKKEILQKKDSSEKKATVKSTAQETKPAKEKVVESVPVRTNKNAPAGSREVKTIIIDPGHGGKDPGAIGLFSNEKDIVLAVAKKLQKELTANGFEVKLTRSTDIFIQLSERPQLANKWNGDLFISLHCNAIDGNKERKKKTKGFRIYVLRDPESEEDRAIARRENKVAKTYGDKNSKDELSPLDWLKIQARLEQYKQASYTFTEKVIRSYEKGKIPKMGSGAGGAGFMVLVGAFMPATLIELGFISNPDEEKFMNSEKGQVDMAKRIANGVIDYKKAMNEYLETLKARN; via the coding sequence TTGCTTTTCGGCCTTTTCTCGGAAGCGGCCGCTGCGGTTTCTATTGCGCAAAAGAACGGCGCTTGGATGGTCGATATTGATGCGCTTTCGCAAAGTGAAAATTTAACGACCTCGCTACAGCCCGTCGAAAGGCGCTTCAAAGCCGAAGGAAAAACTTTTTCGTGTTCCTTTGTCATCGGGTTTCCGTATATTTTAGCCAATGGAAAAGCGGTCAAATTAAATTCTTCGACCACCTACGAAGACGATACGGTTTGGGCGCCAGCGCAAGAAACGATTGAAATTTTTAGCGCAGCCTTTTCCAAAAATTACACTCTCGATTCTGCAAACAAAGTTTTAAAAATTGTTGAAGCAAAAAGCACTCCCCAAAATACAGTTGCTCTCCAAAAGGAAGTAACTGTAGAAAAGAAAGAAATTTTACAAAAGAAAGATTCTTCCGAAAAGAAAGCAACTGTAAAATCGACCGCACAAGAAACGAAACCTGCAAAAGAAAAAGTCGTAGAATCCGTTCCCGTTCGCACGAACAAAAATGCGCCCGCGGGCTCGCGCGAAGTCAAAACAATTATCATCGATCCTGGTCACGGCGGAAAAGATCCCGGTGCGATTGGACTTTTTTCCAATGAAAAAGATATCGTCTTAGCCGTTGCCAAAAAATTGCAAAAAGAATTGACCGCAAACGGATTCGAAGTCAAACTCACCCGCAGCACCGATATTTTTATTCAGCTTTCGGAACGTCCGCAACTCGCCAATAAATGGAACGGCGACCTTTTCATCAGTTTACATTGCAATGCAATTGACGGCAACAAAGAACGCAAAAAGAAGACAAAAGGCTTCCGCATTTACGTGCTTCGCGATCCCGAAAGCGAAGAAGACCGCGCCATCGCTCGCCGCGAAAACAAAGTCGCCAAAACTTACGGCGATAAAAATTCAAAAGACGAACTTTCGCCTCTCGATTGGTTAAAAATTCAAGCCCGCTTGGAACAATACAAACAAGCGAGTTACACATTTACGGAAAAAGTCATCCGCTCCTACGAAAAAGGAAAAATTCCCAAGATGGGCTCAGGCGCAGGCGGTGCTGGATTTATGGTTCTCGTCGGCGCCTTTATGCCAGCGACTCTTATCGAACTCGGCTTTATCAGCAATCCCGATGAA
- the argC gene encoding N-acetyl-gamma-glutamyl-phosphate reductase — translation MFKIFVDGEAGTTGLQINERLAKRDDVEILHIDPELRKDAAERAKLINASDVTFLCLPDAASKESALLCTNPKTKIIDASTAHRTNPNWAYGLPELSPEFRQKIQTGTRIANPGCHASGFILGVYPLIAAGLLKKSADLATYSLTGYSGGGKKMIATYEAEGAQISHPGESPRLFAPRPYALGHHHKHLPEMQLICGLTKSPIFNPVVGPFYKGMAVSTAIFQSSLSKSATAADIQNILAEHYAGSRFVKVLPYEEEPTLDAGSLNPTECNGTNEAHVYVFGKGESIQVSVIIDNLGKGASGAAIQNMNIALGIDEGSGLSCF, via the coding sequence ATGTTCAAAATTTTCGTCGATGGCGAAGCAGGAACCACAGGGCTCCAGATCAATGAACGTCTTGCGAAACGCGATGACGTAGAAATTCTCCATATCGATCCGGAACTGCGCAAAGATGCAGCGGAACGTGCGAAACTCATTAACGCATCCGATGTTACATTTCTTTGTCTTCCCGATGCCGCTTCCAAAGAAAGCGCGCTTCTCTGCACAAACCCAAAGACGAAAATTATTGACGCTTCTACAGCGCACAGAACCAATCCGAATTGGGCTTACGGACTTCCGGAACTTTCTCCGGAATTTCGTCAGAAAATTCAAACCGGTACGCGCATTGCAAATCCCGGCTGTCACGCTTCGGGATTTATCTTGGGCGTTTATCCGTTAATCGCTGCAGGTCTTCTCAAAAAATCGGCGGACTTAGCGACTTATAGTTTGACCGGATATTCGGGCGGTGGCAAAAAAATGATCGCCACTTACGAAGCCGAAGGCGCACAAATTTCGCATCCCGGCGAATCTCCGCGACTTTTTGCTCCGCGTCCATACGCCCTCGGACATCATCACAAGCATTTACCCGAAATGCAACTGATTTGCGGTCTCACCAAATCGCCCATTTTTAATCCGGTCGTCGGACCTTTCTACAAAGGCATGGCGGTTTCCACGGCGATTTTCCAAAGTTCGCTTTCGAAAAGTGCAACGGCTGCAGATATTCAAAATATTCTCGCGGAACATTACGCGGGCTCCCGCTTTGTCAAAGTGCTTCCCTACGAAGAAGAACCCACTTTGGATGCGGGCTCACTCAACCCGACGGAATGCAATGGAACGAATGAAGCGCACGTTTATGTGTTCGGCAAAGGCGAATCCATTCAAGTCTCCGTCATTATCGACAATCTGGGGAAAGGCGCTTCGGGCGCTGCGATTCAAAATATGAACATCGCACTCGGAATCGACGAAGGATCTGGTCTTTCATGTTTTTAG
- the obgE gene encoding GTPase ObgE — MFLDEKTIEVRSGKGGNGLSSFRREKFVPLGGPDGGDGGRGGSVILRANEQYTTLLDMGNLHVYKAQNGEDGGPSRSTGKSAKDLIVDVPCGTLVKDSEGHILADLTEPNQRWVAAKGGRGGLGNVHFVTPALQGPEKATQGQRGERRKLFLELKLVADVGLVGFPNAGKSSLVNKISSGRPKVGDYPFTTLEPVLGIVAENSRSFVVADIPGLIEGASEGKGLGHEFLKHIERTYALLFVIDAFDENAWKNFQTLRKELKKFHPKLVEKPYTIALNKADLGIEKAEKIFKSKKENFVSTSAVTGEGVKELNKILSNLVPDKRKKAVGWGK; from the coding sequence ATGTTTTTAGACGAAAAAACGATCGAAGTTCGCTCGGGCAAAGGCGGCAACGGCTTAAGCAGTTTCCGTCGTGAAAAATTCGTACCGCTCGGCGGTCCGGACGGAGGCGATGGCGGTCGCGGAGGTAGCGTAATTCTGCGAGCAAACGAACAGTACACCACTTTGCTTGATATGGGAAATCTTCACGTTTACAAAGCTCAAAACGGTGAAGATGGCGGTCCTTCGCGCAGCACAGGAAAATCGGCGAAAGATTTAATCGTCGATGTTCCGTGCGGAACTCTCGTCAAAGATTCCGAAGGGCATATTCTCGCCGACTTAACCGAACCCAATCAGCGTTGGGTGGCCGCGAAAGGTGGTCGAGGCGGACTCGGAAACGTCCACTTTGTAACTCCCGCATTGCAAGGCCCCGAAAAAGCGACGCAAGGTCAACGCGGAGAACGCCGCAAACTTTTCTTAGAGCTCAAACTCGTCGCCGATGTCGGACTTGTCGGTTTCCCAAACGCGGGCAAGTCTTCTCTCGTAAATAAAATTTCGAGCGGACGCCCCAAAGTCGGCGATTATCCGTTCACCACTCTCGAACCGGTCTTAGGCATTGTCGCAGAAAATTCCCGCAGTTTTGTCGTCGCAGACATTCCGGGTTTGATCGAAGGCGCAAGCGAAGGCAAAGGCCTCGGACACGAATTTTTAAAACACATTGAACGCACTTATGCGCTTCTTTTTGTCATCGATGCCTTTGACGAAAACGCTTGGAAAAATTTCCAAACTCTGCGGAAAGAATTGAAAAAATTCCACCCGAAGCTCGTCGAAAAGCCTTACACGATTGCGCTCAACAAAGCGGACTTGGGAATTGAAAAAGCCGAAAAAATTTTCAAATCAAAAAAAGAAAATTTCGTTTCGACTTCGGCCGTTACCGGCGAAGGCGTCAAAGAATTAAATAAAATTCTTTCGAACCTCGTCCCCGATAAGCGCAAAAAAGCAGTCGGTTGGGGAAAGTAA